CAGCCGACCCGCCAACACTCCGCCCAAACTTTCGGCAGATTTTAATCACTTCCGAATCTTCAGGGAAGGTTTAAATTGTCCCGACTTTTCAAGATATTCCCAGTTTACCTGGCAAGCCgagattttaagttttaataagaCAACCTAAGATCTGTTGAAAATGTCGACGAACGACGATTCTAATGAGTTTTGCCTTGATTGGAcctaacttaataaaattatgaggCGACAATGCAAATTTTTTCAGGTTTTGGTACAGATTTGGCATAAACTAACTTCGTTTTCTGGAAAATGTCGGCCCTCTTAGATAAGACAGCATTTAATCCACCTTTAACACATTTTGGCCTATCTCTAAAAGTCATGAAAGTCGTGTAGCTTTTAAACAATCTGAGATTTTAGTAGCTACTTGAAAAACCAACTTAATCCcaaaaatagaaaaaagaaAATCAGCGGTGAAGGAAACAAGTCGCAATCGAGCCCTCAAGTTGAAATTCGGCAAACTCCGACCGCTAGTATTGACGTGACGCGCAGCACCCGCCCGGCCCGCTCATTGTCATTCACGCGGCTTCCCGCTTCCCGCTTGGCGCTTCCCGCTGCGGGAGCTCCGAGGGATGTGTTGAGGTCGAAGAATACCTAATAGTCTATACTTTTTACTTCAGACAAAATTATCAATTACAGGAAATAAGACGAGTTATATTAGCAGAGTCATTTGATTGAACTTGAAATCGATTACAAACCTCCGGTTTCAGAATTGTGATTTTTAAACTACCTTAGTGGAAAATGAGCCACCTCAAGTTAAAAATCTTAATGAAACAACAATATCAACAACAATATTTGCATGAATAGTACGGCCAAAATCATACAAgcagttaataaaattatactatAACTAAGTATATTAACGTCATTAAGTTTTATTTGTGAGaagaaagtaggtaggtacttattgaaATCAAATGATGTTTAACTCGAATGATTCTTGGAAAAATATCAGATTTTTTGAACAAACTAAAATGGGCATAGAAAATAGCTGACTGGGCACATCACTAGGCGGGACGTGACCGGCGAGTGATACGGAGCATCTGCTTATCTTGAAATCTACTATAGAATGAGGGATTCGCAGAAAAAACAATTTAAGTTCTCAACTCAAAGGCTTGTCTTTGGTCTCAGGTGACAGTTTTTTCAAGCTTCGTGCTTTGGGAATTAGTGGACGGTTGAATTGTGGACGATGTTATCGTAAGATAGGGTTCTTAGAAGGTTAGAAAAACAGCTTTAGCCACAAGACATTCAGCTTTTCTGGGTCAAATAAAAGTAGCAGGTAATGGTTAATTTGACACGATTTCAGAAATTGAGTGATTTGGTTTGATTATTATAGGCGCCTAATTAGTTTTGAGCAAACTATAAAGGAGACTTTAGATGTAATTTCCGGTGTTGGCAATCATGACAAAACTGAGAGGGTAGGCATATTAAGCGGAGAGTTTTCTTGAATGTTCGCGTCGTACCCAAAAAGTACTTGAATGCAACATGAAAATCAATGAAATTGTTTGTTGTCAGGTACTAAGCCGTGAAAACATCGAAGAGATCATAAAGTTCGCGTACGACCGCGACCTCTTCATCATGGCCGACGAGGTCTACCAGGAGAACATCGTTAGCAAGCCATTCTTCTCATTCAAGAAGGTACGTAAAAGTGACACCCActtgtaacaaaaatattgtgTCATTTTATTCAGTTCGATTCAACGAAATCTATTACCCAGCTAGACTTTTAAGGATTTCCAAAAATAAATTGGCAATTAATCAGTTTTCCAATTTATGAAAAAGCTTTCCGAAGCAATACTCCTGATGCTGTAGGTTACTTGGAAAAAGCGATTGCCCATTTATCTTGGGTTCAACGGACTTTTGATTGAACTAAACTTTATTCCCAAAATATCAACCTCTTTTTCTTTGTTAGGTGATGCACGAGATGGGCGGGCCATACAGCTCGATGGAGCTGGCCAGCTTCGTGACGTGCTCCAAGGGCTGGGCGGCAGAGTGTGGGCTGCGCTCAGGGTTTGCTGAGCTGGTGCGGTTGCAGCCAAGAGTCCGGGCCGCATTCGAGGCCGCGCGCGGCGTCATGCAGTGCCCTACCGTGCTGGGCCAGTGCGTGCTTCACTGTGTTGTGAGTATCAATGTGCTCTAGGACAGGTGGGGTGCGAGATGCGCTCAGGGTTCGCGGAGCTGGTGCGGTTGCAGCCTCGGGTGCGGGCCGCCTTCGAGGCCGCGCGCGGCGTCATGCAGTGCCCTACCGTGCTGGGCCAGTGCGTGCTGCACTGCGTCGTGAGTATCAACGTGCTCTAGGACAGGTGGGGTGCGAGCTGCGCTCAGGGTTCGCGGAGCTGGTGCGGCTGCAGCCAAGAGTCCGGGCCGCCTTCGAGGCCGCGCGCGGCGTCATGCAGTGCCCTACTGTGTTGGGCCAGTGCGTGCTCCACTGCGTCGTGAGTATCGTGAAATGCTCTAGGACAGGTGGGGACTGCGCTCAGGGTTCGCTGAGCTGGTGCGGTTGCAGCCAAGAGTCCGGGCCGCCTTCGAGGCAGCGCGCGGCGTCATGCAGTGCCCCACTGTGCTGGGCCAGTGCGTGCTACACTGCGTCGTGAGTATCAATGTGCTCTAGGGCAGGCAGGGCTGCGAGCAGGGTGCGCAGAGCACAGGAATGTGGGAAGAGTTTCATGGAACGTATAAGTGTATTCTGCAGAATGGAATGGGACTATTTCCACATGCCACATCCCATTCCCACCGCCGTTTCGAGCCTTATGATACGTCTATGGCGTGTCATTTAGTCCGATAATAGGCGTGACCTGAGTTCTTTCCAAAATGGAAGAACAATATAGGTAGTAcacttgttttttaaacgtTAATGTTTGTTTCAAGCCAAATGGTTTTCCCACCAGATGAAGCCGCCAGTACCCGGAGAGGCTTCCTACCCGCAGTTCGCACGCGAACTGGCCGAAGTGAGGCGAACCCTGACCGAACGCACTACTACGGCTTACCGCACCTTCAACACTATTCCTGGATATTCTTGCAACCCTATTGATGTAagtatatcccattaaaacttATGACAGAGTAAATACCGAACAAAATATATGTGCGAAATTCGATCGAAGACCAGAATTTAATACCAGATAAGAGATAGTAAAATTTTAAGCGAGAGATTACCGTTATGACCGATTAAAGAATTACGGTGCAAAGTTATTGATCATGAATATCAGTAATAACTATCAGATAAAGCACGTAATACCTTATGGACATCTAAATAGGTAGTGGCTGTATTGAAAATCCCTAGATTAGTTTTCTAATTAGAACGTCTTAATCTACTTTCGTGAATTTTAAACAACTCTACCGCGAAGATCCCGAGGGCAACGTCTTTGACCGAGCTAAATTTCCGCGAACGGATTCACGCGCAAAAGTTAGTTGATCACAAATTGTCATCAGTTCCTGGAAGCATTCATCAATGCTTGCCTAAGACCCGAGTTTGGGATCCCCCAGGATAAAGTCCGTAGAAGCCAAAAGTTAGTGCCGCCAATTAGTCAACCCAGTTTAGACGAGTTCGGGCGAGTCCGCTCGACTGCGCCTAGCCTAGTGCTTTAATTAGGGAAATAAGACTTAATCTgcttgatttggacaattagtACAACTTAATTCCTTCGAGAGTTAAGTTGTCGTGTCATCAGATCGCAACTTTGTGCTATTTTGCGACTATATTCCGATATCATTACTTTAGTCTTTAAACGGTTGTACGAGTAATTAGAATGGGTTTCGCTATTACGTTTTAATTTAGTGTGAACGCCGTCTTTGAcctaaaataaattgtatagaGTAGCGTGTTTTGGAGCTCTAAAACATTCATAAATAGATTAAGCCATCAATCACTATAGAGTGAATAAGCCTTTTCGAAGTAAATTGACCAGCGCTGAATTGGTTAGTTTATTGAAAAACGATTTAATAAACGGTTTTAAGGCTACGAAGCTGTTAATCTACAATTAGCGTTTTAGACagctattatttaaaaaaaataacttctaacgatcaaaatgtttaatttataacaaaagaacaataacttataaaaataattaatatttccgACACAATAAAATAGCAAGAGTGTGAACGTCCGTCCGATCCGAGAGCAGCAGCAAAAGTGAGCTCCGCCAGCCCGTTCGCTCCCAGCGGCGTGCGCGCCCCTCCGAACAGGCCATGATCACgccatgtgacgtcacggccaaGCCCCGCCTCCTCAGACGCATCCCTCAGCTAACACGGCCGTTCCTGACAGCGGGTCGTCCTCGACCGCAGCATCATCAGGGTCTGGTGGCGTTGGCTGGGTGGACGTGCGGCGTGATCTTGGTGGCTGAGCATGGACCTCCGCTTCGACTTCTTGGAGACCTCCCGTTGTCCCGCCTTCGGTGTCAGAGGCACTGTCATGTGCCTCCTCATCATTACCTATGAACGATATTGTTTGCATTAGAGTACATTCAACACTATAAAACAACATTCAATTATAAGACATCACGTCTTATAAAACaacaaattgtgtttatttttatgtaagacaTTGCCCGGGATGCCAAACACAAAAATATCCACCTAACTAGCAGAGCCCTCAGGATACTAGTCACCGTACAGAGCCCTCAGGATGTACGAACGGCAGAGCCCTCAGGTTACCGCAACAACACAATATACAGAGCCCTCAGGATGTATACAATTGGCAGAGCCCTCAGGGTGCCACAACAGTCAATAACACAAGTACAGAGCCCTCAGGATGTACCATAGGCAGAGCCCTCAGGATGCCTAATGCATGGGTGTACCAGACAACAGTGGAATAACAGAGCCCTCAGGTTATTACTCAACACTCGCACAGAGCCCTCGGGATGCGCGCCATGCACTTCTCAACCACATACTCACAGTCGTAGAATGCCATACACACGTCAGGGGTCCATTCTTCTCGCCACAAAACCATGCGGCCACGGCTTGTGTAGTTTTGCCACACGACCCAGTGACCAATCGGAGCCTGACTTGCCCCGTGGACTGGCTTGCCTTGCGCATGACAACCAAGTCGTTGAGTTGAAACGACCGAGGTGCTCGGCGACGCTCATTCACACGAGTATCCTGGCGCACTCGGTTCTCGTCCAACAGCTCACTAGCGCGCTGTCGCGCCAGTTCACGCAAGGACTCTCGGTTGGGGCTGGCTGCTTCCATCGCGATGTCGCGAACCACGGATCGTATGACAGGCGTCACACCATTGCTGCCAATTAACAAATTTAAAGGTGAACATCGAGTAGATCTTTGCACTGTGATGTTCAGGTTGAGCTGTAGTTTCCAAATAATTTTAGACCAACTCTCTTGACGGAAGTTTGTTTCTATGCGAATCATATTCATAACAGTGCGACAATACTGCTCAACCTGACCATTACTTTGGTGCATTTCTGcaataataaattgaatttcACATCCCAAGTCCTTAATCCAATTTGTAAACAAAGAGCTCTCATACTTTCGTCCTCGATCAGCTACAATTAAGCGAGGCGTACCAAATAGCGAAATAGCGTACCAAATAGCGAAAGAGCGTTCTCAAAATCACATTTTAACTCAATAGTGTCTTGTCTAAAAATCGGAGCTagcaaacaatatttatagcaaTAGCAAACAATGTTAAAAACAACATTACTATCGTTACAATATAACAGTAAAAGCGTTTATAGTCATAGTCATTAAAGCGTTTACAATAAAACTGCTTAAAACCGTTCGACCAATAATTCTATTTTGTGTTTGCTCGGCTTTACCTGACCGTGACTGATCATTCGTCCTAAGCATTTTACTTCTAGTGCCAAAAATGTAACATTTCATAAGTGAATAGAAAAACAGCAGTGTTCAGAGTCCATCATAGCACCTCTATTGAGTACCTACATCTGTACCTAGTATGACGGGCGTATTTAAATATCGACAATCGACTTCGAGAGAAATCTCGGGGAACTCAAGGGTTTCAACTCGAACTTTTGACTACCCATGCCACATAAATCAGCGTAATGTACAAAAAGACGGCGTTAAGGGTATACTGAAAATGCTTTACGACCAATTCAGCaattaaagaaaacattttgcGAGCCactatttatcaaaatatctaCAGGTACCCCTTGAATAACCGCTGCGGCTATGTCATTCTGTCTATTAATTTGATGTTTCACCGCAAAAGTTAACATTCGACTTCCCGCGTGACTCACTGCGCTGTTTTGCGAAACAGTCCTCAATTCTATGCCCGGTTTTCTTACAAAAACTACATGGATCAGATTTATGTAGGGCGTTATTTGAAGCAGGCGGGTTAGAAGTCGAGGCAAGGTTCTTGTCGGAAGAATCATTTGATTTTACACGTTTAGGACAGTGATACTGTTTGTGGCCGGTACTACCACACCTAAAGCATGTGGGTTTCGTACCAGGGTATTCCCCTTTACGTAAATTACTGTAGGTGTCATTATTGGGAGCATCGCGCGGCCGTGTACGAACTGGTGGAACATTGTGAGTGGGTTTGATATAAATCGATAAGAAACCAACTAAATCATGCATTAGTTGTAGCCGCGCGAATCTGCGGGTCAGTTATTCCCCGAATAATAATTGCAGTTATTAATTCTTCACTCAACCCACTGACAATGCTCAACCGCAACAACGAACGCCTAGCGTATTCTGCGTATGTAGTATAGCGATCTGAGTTAGTTTGCATCACACCAAATAGAATATTTGCGATATCTACCTTACGTGGGCATAAAGCTTGAAAATCACGCTTAAAATTGGACCAAGAACGATCTCTGGTTGTCCACTCATTGAGCCACACGCGGGCATCGCCTCTCAAACAATTACCTATTCGTGCTAAACATTCGCGGTCGTCCCATCCGTGAATATTACGTAAATGATCAACTTCATCACACCACACAATAAAATCATTAAACGACGGGTCGAAACacgaaatataaatattatggtTGGATCTTACCGGGTTTATGGCATTGATGGCGGTGACAAGCTTGTCTGCTACCTCACTCATGATGGTTTCAGCGCTCGAGGCCGGAGCACTCGACGGCAGCGATGCAGCTACGCTCGCCATCCCCGAAGCCACGCTGGGCACCGGCGCGTCCGCACACGTCCCGACACGTTCCTCGCCACGCGCATCACCGCGAGCGGCCACCAAAGTGGTCGACTCACTCGATAAATCGAGCAGGGGCGGTGGCGGTGGTGGCGCAGGTGAACCAACGCACGCGTTGGCCTCACTCAAGGGCCTCCTGGAAGTATCTTCCAAAGCGTTCAAACGAGAAATAATCGTTTGAAGCTGCTCGTCGATATTTGGAGCGGAAGAACGTCCACGTTTCCGAGATTTACTACCCTCTTTAGATATCGCGCACCGTGGTTATTtaaaaacgttcataatatGAAAAATACCGTTAAACTGCACTACTAACAGTCTAGAAAACCAACACAGACGTGGTTACtatcccacttctgaaattAGCGTTTTAGACagctattatttaaaaaaaataacttctaacgatcaaaatgtttaatttataacaaaagaacaataacttataaaaataattaatatttccgACACAATAAAATAGCAAGAGTGTGAACGTCCGTCCGATCCGAGAGCAGCAGCAAAAGTGAGCTCCGCCAGCCCGTTCGCTCCCAGCGGCGTGCGCGCCCCTCCGAACAGGCCATGATCACgccatgtgacgtcacggccaaGCCCCGCCTCCTCAGACGCATCCCTCAGCTAACACTACCTATACTTCACTACACCGCTACTAACATGCGTCACCTCAAGTCGCAATGATGATATTAATGAACTTGCATCATTGTGTGGTCATAATCTTTTGTAAATTATCCTTTTAATTCATCTGACATGGCTCAAGACCAACATGATGGCTTAACGAAGCCTCCGAAGCATAGAACCGTATTATTACAAATATATATTCCTACAGGGCTCCATGTTTGCGTTCCCACGCATTGAGataccggcgcgcgcgcaggccGCGGCGCAGGAGAGAGGCATGGCGCCCGACGAGTTCTACTGCTTACGGCTACTGGAGGAAACTGGTACGGAACTTACTAGCTATAAGAGTTTTGGAATGTATCAAATTCACTAGGACATAGAAGACTACTAGGAATGTACTATTACAGTCATGGTCTGTGACTGGTATAAAGTCTGTTTGAAATGACCCTTTCATCCTCATGTTTTGTTTcctacttttaatttttttttgcatagaAACGTAGACGTTTAAATCGTGAGAAAGCATATCGGCTGTTAGATGACGTTACTCGGTTGCAGTTCGTTCAGCAATCCTTTTACATACGTGATTCATAATCTATGATTCGTGGAGAGTCAGGCACATTTATAATGAAATCTCTTTGTTTCAGGGGTGTGCGTGGTGCCGGGCACGGGCTTCGGGCAGGTCCCGGGCACGTTCCACTTTCGGACCACAATCTTACATCCAAGGGAAGAGTTCCAGCACATGATGGACTCTATCAGCCGCTTCCACCACAAATTCCTGCAGGAGTACGCTTAAAATGTGCTTCATTTGAGCAAAGTTTTAGTGGCAGTCCTCTGGCCTCTCATGTTTTTGGAAAATGTTGTGATCCTTTTTTAGCACTGGAGTTGTTTGTAGATGATGGGCGACTCTGCTTTGTTTTACTTTACTTATTGGTAAAAGTGttcattaaaggaaaaaaaGCATAATAATCAACAGATACTCGTATGTTCAATTTGAGAATCTCTTTAGATAGTTAATGAGCCGTCCTTTGTTTTATGTGTTTCgtatgtaataaataagtttagCATTTTCATTCCATAAtaagaatacctacctacattccaTCAAGCCAACAGGCTTACATGCTTATATTACAATACTGACAGTCAGCATTAAAATGTCTCTTATATTAAAATATCTGATAATTTAGGAAAAGGACACAACGATTAATTATCTACTTAGTTAAGTACACCTACGAGTAGGTCCGTATTCTTCAATTCTTCAaactttattttagtattattgagtatattatgtaatactaaaataaagttTGAAGAATTGAAGAATACGGACCTACTCGTAGGTGTACTTAACTAAGTAGATAATTAATCGTTGTGTCCTTTTCCTAAATTATCAGATATTTTAATATAAGAGACATTTTAATGCTGACTGTCAGTATTGTAATATAATTGACATCGACATGTTTTAGCCGCGTAATGTCCAAATAATTAGGCTAATCTCATTAGGCTATTAGTCAATTGataattacaatttaattaGCTCTAATTCTGATCGATTGCGAGCAGCTCAATCCAGGGGATCTATGAATATTTAGTAGCAATCTATCTGTAAGTTagttaaattgttttaatttttaacagatacATTTGTATCagtatttcttaaaaaatataattgttattgtgtaaagtatatttaagtagaaaaattatatcTTTAATTTTAATGAGAACAAAGGCAAGCAAATTATCGTATGTCACAGAAACACTATTTTATGGTGAATTTAATATAATATCATactgaataataaaattataaatattgttttttaaagattgcattttattttactctgtcaatatgtttattttataaaatatcaatgTCCCTTAGACATTCatgataaattttattgttgatgAGAAGTAAATCCGTCTGTCTGTTAAGTTTTCACGCCTAATTCACATAAGTGAATTTTGATAAAGGATGGAAGTTTGTAAAAGTATCTAATTATGTTATTTGTcaagtaataatacaaaaaccaCAAAAACTGCAAAATTATAGCAGTATTACAAAAGTTCATTAAAACAAAGCTGGAATCTATCACACAGCATGTCCAGCTGTCCAGTCCTGATTCTCTGCAGCTCCCTCGCCAGGAACTGTTCCAACCTGGCCCTAGCCTTACGGTCGTGGCTCTTATTC
The DNA window shown above is from Ostrinia nubilalis chromosome 13, ilOstNubi1.1, whole genome shotgun sequence and carries:
- the LOC135077762 gene encoding alanine aminotransferase 2-like, yielding MKLENTITSENINQKLLNVRYAVRGPIVDRAAQIERELVKGVPKPFERVVRANIGDCHALGQRPFTFIRQVLALASCPQLVSIADVPSDVKERVRTILGDCIQGSVGAYSPSMGLRAVRERVAAYLRARDGVPAAPEDVCVGAGASDVIKSVLTMFAGEAAGKPPAVMIPIPQYPLFSGTLSELGIAPAEYFLDEDKNWALSTQELERSWQQASQDYAVRALVVINPGNPTGQVLSRENIEEIIKFAYDRDLFIMADEVYQENIVSKPFFSFKKVMHEMGGPYSSMELASFVTCSKGWAAECGLRSGFAELVRLQPRVRAAFEAARGVMQCPTVLGQCVLHCVMKPPVPGEASYPQFARELAEVRRTLTERTTTAYRTFNTIPGYSCNPIDGSMFAFPRIEIPARAQAAAQERGMAPDEFYCLRLLEETGVCVVPGTGFGQVPGTFHFRTTILHPREEFQHMMDSISRFHHKFLQEYA